From the genome of Paraburkholderia flava, one region includes:
- a CDS encoding alpha/beta hydrolase, with the protein MKALKKLIVAASAGTALASGAYAAPVLEPATQAFIDGLAAHGGPPIYTLSPADARNVLAGAQSQPVAKLPAHIEDRVLPIGPTGKVAIRIVKPEGASGTLPAVIYFHGGGWVLGDKNTHDRLVREIANGAHAAVIFVDYDRSPEAKYPVPIEQAYAATAYVAAHPKEFGIDANRIAVAGDSVGGNMTAAVTLLAKERGGPKLRYQVLFYPVTDANFDDGSYNEFANGPWLTKPAMKWFWDAYAPNAADREKITASPLRATLDDLKGLPPALVITDENDVLRDEGEAYARKLTQAGVRVTAVRYEGTIHDFVMLNALADTPATRAAIAQANAALRGALAK; encoded by the coding sequence ATGAAAGCACTGAAGAAGCTCATCGTTGCCGCATCCGCCGGAACCGCACTCGCATCGGGCGCATACGCCGCACCGGTTCTCGAACCCGCGACGCAGGCGTTCATCGACGGCCTCGCTGCTCACGGCGGCCCGCCGATCTACACGCTGTCACCCGCCGATGCACGCAACGTGCTGGCCGGCGCGCAATCGCAACCGGTCGCGAAGCTGCCTGCTCATATCGAAGACCGTGTGCTGCCGATCGGACCGACCGGCAAGGTGGCAATCCGCATCGTCAAGCCCGAAGGTGCGAGCGGCACGCTGCCGGCGGTGATCTATTTCCACGGCGGTGGCTGGGTGCTCGGCGACAAAAATACGCATGACCGGCTCGTTCGCGAGATCGCGAATGGCGCGCACGCGGCGGTGATCTTCGTCGACTACGACCGTTCGCCCGAAGCGAAGTATCCAGTGCCGATCGAGCAGGCATACGCTGCGACCGCCTACGTCGCGGCTCACCCGAAAGAATTCGGCATCGATGCGAACCGTATCGCGGTTGCAGGCGACAGCGTCGGCGGCAACATGACGGCTGCGGTCACGCTGCTCGCGAAGGAACGCGGCGGTCCGAAGCTGCGCTATCAGGTGCTGTTTTACCCGGTCACCGATGCGAATTTCGACGACGGTTCGTATAACGAGTTCGCGAACGGCCCGTGGCTCACGAAGCCGGCGATGAAGTGGTTCTGGGACGCGTATGCACCGAATGCCGCCGACCGCGAAAAGATCACGGCATCGCCGCTGCGCGCCACGCTCGACGATCTTAAGGGCCTGCCGCCCGCGCTTGTCATCACCGACGAGAACGACGTGCTGCGCGACGAAGGCGAAGCGTATGCGCGCAAGCTGACGCAAGCCGGCGTACGTGTCACGGCCGTGCGCTACGAAGGCACGATTCACGACTTCGTGATGCTCAACGCGCTCGCCGATACGCCCGCAACGCGTGCTGCGATCGCCCAGGCGAATGCGGCATTGCGCGGCGCGCTAGCGAAGTAA
- a CDS encoding MFS transporter, which translates to MSNLMNSLKSGNWRALLACFLYFDTGFTVWVMFGPLAPFIHKDIAMSPAELGFLVAVPVLGAAILRVTLGNLYQAYDGRRIALLGVALSAIPSVVLLLMPGAPSYTLLLVLGVFLGVGGASFAVALPMAGSNYPPKVQGLVLGLAAAGNIGAVLDGFMFPNLADSFGWARATGAALPLLALAAVAIFFWAKDLGSKSGSAPKAFRSFCVTLVGLIALVLAVHAGVFGAGKTGVLLLPVLGALLAIAVLPSHYRAVLTEGDTWVVMLVYSITFGGFVGMSSYVTTLLVSLYQMPRIEAGLFMSLLAFTGALVRPIGGLVADRISGVRALVLLLAAISLCDFAFAAWMPPLPAGIALLVVTYLCFGLGNGATFQLVPQRWKGKTGLMSGIVGAAGGIGGFYLPVIMGIAKESTGSYQMGFATFGALSALAFVLVVLHRTRWLQWALPKDSGVAAEASLPGGGAVTMDGRA; encoded by the coding sequence ATGAGCAATCTGATGAATTCGCTGAAGAGCGGAAACTGGCGCGCACTGCTCGCGTGCTTTCTGTATTTCGACACGGGCTTTACCGTGTGGGTGATGTTCGGGCCGCTGGCGCCGTTCATTCACAAGGACATCGCGATGTCGCCGGCGGAGCTCGGCTTCCTGGTCGCGGTGCCGGTACTCGGCGCAGCGATTCTGCGCGTGACGCTCGGCAATCTCTATCAGGCATACGACGGTCGACGCATTGCGTTGCTCGGCGTCGCGCTGTCCGCGATTCCATCCGTCGTGCTGCTGTTGATGCCGGGTGCGCCGTCGTACACGTTGTTGCTCGTGCTGGGTGTGTTCCTCGGCGTCGGCGGCGCGAGCTTCGCCGTTGCACTGCCGATGGCCGGCAGCAACTATCCGCCGAAAGTGCAGGGCCTGGTGCTGGGCCTCGCGGCCGCGGGCAACATCGGCGCGGTACTCGACGGCTTCATGTTCCCGAATCTCGCGGACAGTTTCGGCTGGGCACGTGCGACGGGCGCGGCGCTGCCGCTGCTCGCGCTCGCTGCGGTCGCGATATTTTTCTGGGCGAAAGATCTCGGGTCGAAATCCGGTAGCGCACCGAAGGCGTTCCGCAGTTTCTGCGTGACGCTAGTCGGCCTGATTGCATTGGTACTCGCGGTCCACGCGGGCGTGTTCGGTGCAGGCAAGACGGGCGTGTTGTTGTTGCCGGTGCTCGGCGCATTGCTCGCGATTGCGGTGCTGCCGTCGCATTACCGCGCAGTGCTCACCGAAGGGGACACGTGGGTCGTGATGCTTGTCTACAGCATCACGTTCGGTGGGTTCGTCGGGATGTCGTCATACGTGACGACGCTGCTCGTTTCTCTGTATCAGATGCCGCGTATCGAAGCGGGCTTGTTCATGTCGCTGCTCGCGTTCACCGGTGCGCTGGTGCGACCGATCGGCGGACTCGTCGCGGACCGCATCTCCGGTGTGCGCGCGCTTGTGCTGCTGCTCGCCGCGATCTCGCTGTGCGATTTCGCATTTGCTGCGTGGATGCCGCCGCTGCCGGCCGGCATCGCGCTGCTCGTCGTCACCTATCTGTGCTTCGGACTCGGCAACGGCGCGACGTTCCAACTGGTGCCGCAACGCTGGAAGGGCAAGACCGGGTTGATGTCGGGTATCGTCGGCGCGGCCGGCGGGATCGGTGGGTTCTATCTGCCGGTGATTATGGGCATCGCGAAGGAAAGCACGGGCAGCTATCAGATGGGCTTCGCGACGTTCGGTGCGCTGTCGGCGCTGGCCTTCGTACTGGTCGTGCTGCATCGGACGCGCTGGCTGCAGTGGGCGCTGCCGAAAGATAGCGGCGTGGCGGCGGAAGCGTCGTTGCCTGGTGGTGGTGCTGTGACGATGGATGGTCGGGCTTAA
- a CDS encoding TetR/AcrR family transcriptional regulator, translating into METPTVREQLLQHAQTLLMTRGYNGFSYRDLADLVGVKTSSIHYYFPTKEDMALEAVNAYSDMVLTAIRNLDPALPAEKKLERYAKQFGLVLGNGDQICLCGMLAADIESLPDNVRQAVQAFFKANENWLAKVLAEGAARGTLRVSGKVESAARALYASFQGSVLASRLFHSKARLEDVVNSVRVG; encoded by the coding sequence ATGGAAACGCCAACCGTCCGCGAACAGCTTCTGCAACACGCCCAGACCCTGCTGATGACCCGAGGCTACAACGGGTTCAGCTACCGGGATCTGGCGGATCTGGTCGGCGTGAAGACATCGAGCATCCATTACTACTTCCCGACCAAGGAAGACATGGCGCTCGAAGCGGTGAACGCGTACAGCGATATGGTGTTGACCGCGATACGCAACCTGGATCCGGCGCTGCCGGCCGAAAAGAAGCTCGAGCGCTATGCGAAGCAGTTCGGCCTCGTGCTCGGCAACGGCGACCAGATCTGTTTGTGCGGTATGCTGGCGGCGGATATCGAATCGCTGCCGGACAATGTGCGGCAAGCGGTGCAGGCGTTCTTCAAGGCCAACGAAAACTGGCTGGCGAAGGTGCTGGCGGAAGGCGCTGCACGCGGTACACTGCGAGTCAGCGGCAAGGTTGAAAGCGCGGCGCGCGCGCTGTACGCGTCATTTCAGGGCAGCGTGCTGGCAAGCCGCCTGTTTCATTCGAAGGCTCGCCTCGAAGACGTCGTCAATTCGGTGCGGGTCGGGTAA
- the katE gene encoding catalase HPII has protein sequence MATRRSGTRTPADDDAKSADLEKNRARPDNEALRTNQGVKIADNQNTLRAGPRGPSLLEDFIMREKITHFDHERIPERIVHARGSAAHGVFEVYESMARWTKAAFLQDPAQRTPVYVRFSTVQGPRGSADTVRDVRGFAVKFYTQEGNYDLVGNNMPVFFIQDAIKFPDFVHAVKPEAPNEMPTGGSAHDTFYDFVSLVPESAHTVLWTMSDRAIPKSLRTMEGFGVHTFRFVNAKGEGRFVKFHWRPVLGAYSLLWDEAQKIAGKDPDFHRRDLWEAIERGDYPEFELGVQIVDEADEHKFGFDLLDPTKLIPEELVPVKLIGKMTLNRNPDNFFAETEQVAFHPGHVVPGIDFTNDPLLQGRLFSYTDTQISRLGGPNFHEIPINRPVCPFHNNQRDAMHRQTINVGQASYEPNTLNNGWPKETDPAPRDGGFESYQERIDGVKIRVRSDSFADHFSQATMFYNSMSDTEKGHIAAAYSFELGKVTKPAIRERMVNDIIANIDLGLAGEVAKALGLPVPTKATQPGKPQPQASPALSLLNRVKPGIKTRKIALLAAPGSDVAVLKQVRDAIAKEGGAALVIAPSLEAIGGVKPDATIAGMPSVMFDAVFVLPGDAGTQTLSKSGDARHFVLEAFRHLKAIGAVGSGCDVLDAAHLPTDADGVATGDDAHLAAVLKAFIDAAGQHRVWTREAAAQSVPA, from the coding sequence ATGGCAACCCGACGTAGCGGAACCCGCACCCCGGCCGACGACGATGCGAAGTCCGCCGATCTCGAGAAAAACCGCGCACGCCCCGACAACGAGGCACTGAGAACGAACCAGGGCGTGAAGATCGCCGACAACCAGAACACGCTGCGCGCCGGTCCGCGCGGTCCGTCGCTGCTCGAAGATTTCATCATGCGTGAAAAAATCACGCACTTCGATCATGAACGCATTCCCGAGCGGATCGTGCATGCGCGCGGTTCGGCGGCACACGGCGTGTTCGAGGTTTACGAATCGATGGCGCGTTGGACCAAAGCGGCGTTCCTGCAGGACCCGGCGCAACGCACGCCGGTGTACGTGCGCTTTTCGACGGTGCAGGGGCCGCGCGGTTCCGCCGATACCGTACGCGACGTGCGCGGCTTCGCGGTCAAGTTCTACACGCAGGAAGGCAACTACGATCTGGTCGGCAACAACATGCCGGTGTTCTTCATTCAGGACGCAATCAAGTTTCCGGACTTCGTGCATGCAGTCAAGCCCGAGGCGCCAAACGAGATGCCGACCGGCGGCTCCGCGCACGACACGTTCTACGATTTCGTGTCGCTCGTGCCAGAAAGCGCGCACACGGTGCTGTGGACGATGTCGGATCGCGCGATTCCGAAAAGCCTGCGCACGATGGAAGGATTCGGCGTGCACACGTTCCGCTTCGTCAACGCAAAAGGTGAAGGGCGTTTCGTGAAATTCCACTGGCGCCCGGTACTCGGTGCGTATTCGCTGCTGTGGGACGAAGCGCAGAAGATCGCGGGCAAGGATCCGGATTTTCATCGACGCGACTTGTGGGAAGCGATCGAGCGCGGCGATTATCCGGAGTTCGAACTGGGCGTGCAGATCGTCGACGAAGCGGATGAGCACAAGTTCGGTTTCGATCTGCTCGATCCGACCAAGCTGATTCCCGAAGAACTCGTACCGGTGAAACTGATCGGCAAGATGACGCTGAACCGCAACCCCGACAATTTCTTCGCAGAGACGGAACAGGTGGCGTTCCATCCGGGCCACGTCGTGCCCGGGATCGATTTCACGAACGACCCGCTGCTGCAGGGGCGTTTGTTCTCGTACACCGACACCCAGATCAGCCGGCTGGGTGGCCCGAATTTTCACGAGATTCCGATCAATCGGCCGGTGTGCCCGTTTCATAACAACCAGCGCGACGCGATGCACCGGCAGACCATCAACGTCGGACAGGCGTCGTACGAGCCGAACACGCTAAATAACGGCTGGCCGAAGGAAACCGATCCCGCGCCGCGCGACGGCGGCTTCGAGAGTTATCAGGAACGTATCGACGGCGTGAAGATCCGCGTGCGCAGCGATTCGTTCGCGGATCATTTCTCGCAGGCGACGATGTTCTACAACAGCATGTCCGATACCGAGAAAGGGCACATCGCTGCCGCGTATTCGTTCGAACTCGGCAAGGTCACGAAGCCGGCGATCCGCGAGCGCATGGTGAACGACATTATCGCGAACATCGACCTCGGTCTCGCGGGCGAGGTCGCGAAAGCGCTTGGTCTGCCGGTGCCCACGAAAGCGACGCAGCCGGGCAAGCCGCAGCCGCAGGCGTCGCCTGCACTGAGCCTGTTGAATCGCGTGAAGCCCGGCATCAAGACGCGCAAGATCGCGCTGCTTGCGGCACCGGGATCGGATGTCGCGGTGCTGAAGCAGGTGCGCGACGCGATCGCGAAAGAAGGCGGCGCGGCACTCGTGATCGCGCCGTCGCTCGAGGCGATCGGCGGCGTAAAGCCCGATGCGACGATCGCGGGCATGCCGTCGGTGATGTTCGATGCCGTGTTCGTGCTGCCCGGTGACGCAGGCACGCAGACGCTGTCGAAGAGCGGCGACGCCCGGCACTTCGTGCTCGAAGCATTCCGGCATCTGAAGGCGATCGGCGCGGTAGGCAGCGGCTGCGACGTGCTCGATGCGGCCCATCTGCCGACCGATGCCGACGGCGTCGCAACCGGCGACGATGCGCATCTGGCGGCCGTGCTGAAAGCGTTTATCGATGCCGCGGGCCAGCATCGCGTGTGGACGCGCGAGGCGGCGGCGCAATCGGTGCCGGCTTGA
- a CDS encoding LysR family transcriptional regulator yields MESASVGLDIVLLRTFLEVVDTGGFALAAEQLALTAPAVSGHIKRLEQAAGTQLLSRTTRSFRLTPAGDLLYSYARNIVHLEQEARARLRHAPTDERLRIGASEDFTGAWLPHVLQTFRRTHPGASVQLKVGVTADLTKELELGQFDLVFGKQCMQVPSNGTLLWEEELVWAFDSHSAFDPDADVHLAVFPEPCVYREAAINALTHAGKAWRVVFESSSMAGCLSAAQAAFAVAPVARSQLREGLRVLDAADGMPPLPHTQFYAFANGTSHAANELIASVEKTGRVRGFRAPALSA; encoded by the coding sequence ATGGAATCGGCTAGCGTCGGACTGGACATCGTGCTGCTGCGGACCTTCCTCGAAGTGGTCGACACCGGCGGCTTCGCGCTCGCCGCCGAGCAGCTGGCGCTGACCGCGCCGGCCGTCAGCGGACATATCAAACGTCTCGAGCAGGCGGCCGGAACACAGTTGCTGTCGCGGACGACCCGCAGCTTCCGGCTCACACCGGCCGGCGATCTGCTGTACTCATACGCGCGCAACATCGTGCATCTGGAGCAGGAAGCCCGCGCGCGGCTGCGTCATGCGCCGACGGACGAACGTCTACGGATCGGCGCGTCGGAAGACTTCACCGGCGCATGGCTGCCGCACGTGCTGCAAACCTTCAGACGAACCCATCCCGGCGCGAGCGTCCAGTTGAAGGTCGGCGTCACGGCAGACCTCACAAAGGAACTGGAACTCGGCCAGTTCGATCTCGTGTTCGGCAAGCAATGCATGCAGGTGCCGTCGAACGGCACGTTGCTGTGGGAAGAAGAACTGGTCTGGGCATTCGACAGCCACAGCGCATTCGATCCCGATGCCGACGTCCATCTCGCGGTCTTTCCGGAGCCCTGCGTGTATCGCGAAGCCGCGATCAATGCGCTGACGCATGCGGGCAAAGCCTGGCGGGTCGTATTCGAAAGCAGCAGCATGGCCGGGTGTCTGTCCGCCGCGCAGGCGGCGTTCGCGGTGGCGCCGGTCGCGCGCAGCCAGTTGCGCGAGGGCCTGCGCGTCCTCGATGCAGCCGACGGCATGCCGCCTTTGCCGCACACGCAGTTCTATGCGTTCGCGAACGGAACGTCGCATGCCGCGAACGAATTGATTGCCTCAGTCGAAAAGACCGGCAGGGTCCGTGGATTCCGTGCGCCGGCGTTGTCCGCATGA
- a CDS encoding organic hydroperoxide resistance protein gives MSIEKVLYRAQARATGGRDGRAVSSDNVLDVALTTPRELGGAGATGTNPEQLFAAGYSACFLGAMKFVAGREKIALPADTSVEGNVGIGAIPTGFGIEVELKITLPGLDRAKAQQIVDAAHIVCPYSNATRGNIDVKLSLQ, from the coding sequence ATGTCGATCGAAAAAGTTCTGTACCGCGCTCAAGCCCGTGCAACCGGTGGCCGCGACGGCCGTGCAGTCTCGTCGGACAATGTGCTCGACGTCGCGTTGACCACGCCGCGCGAACTGGGCGGTGCTGGTGCAACTGGCACGAACCCGGAGCAACTGTTCGCAGCGGGTTATTCCGCGTGTTTCCTCGGCGCGATGAAGTTCGTCGCCGGACGTGAAAAGATTGCGCTCCCGGCTGACACGTCGGTGGAAGGCAACGTCGGCATCGGCGCAATCCCGACGGGCTTCGGCATCGAAGTCGAACTGAAGATCACGCTGCCCGGCCTCGACCGTGCAAAAGCGCAGCAGATCGTCGATGCAGCGCACATCGTGTGCCCGTACTCGAACGCGACGCGCGGCAACATCGATGTGAAGCTCTCGCTGCAATAA
- a CDS encoding AraC family transcriptional regulator encodes MPIAARVERACPASFCGGAPSIRRYLWISPLGPPGFPCEDSCKAERPNRQNRQNRPAAPSGPFKLNRDCKGTMRIPHPSLCLTFSSHFLRAFFVETDTDPATQRRLMEQVGIPSDTLTASNGRVTEDQFSALYRSMAAETNDEMLNMLSRPMPGGTMKFSCYIMISAPTAGIALYRYSRLLALINSDFDVSILRDGDSASIVIRKLGVRAPSCVMAEQLTLKVFHGTASWLTGQSIPLTAVDFVSAEPSYIEDLYALFPGPLNFDRPTTAMHFDASLLDLKVQRTEHELRTFLARQPRDWILPPSFRQPVAHEVRTCLLEGDIGAMKAPQIARALNMSLRTLCRRLELERTSVGEVKDALRRDLAIHRLTQTQDSITEIAENLGFGDVPSFYRAFRSWTGVAPGAYRRDPSEPVGVDRKL; translated from the coding sequence TTGCCAATCGCGGCGCGTGTCGAACGAGCCTGTCCCGCATCTTTTTGTGGCGGGGCGCCGTCGATCCGGCGATACCTCTGGATTTCCCCTCTCGGACCGCCAGGCTTTCCGTGCGAAGATTCCTGCAAAGCAGAACGGCCCAATCGGCAAAATCGGCAAAATCGGCCGGCCGCCCCATCAGGACCATTCAAGCTAAACCGTGATTGCAAAGGCACCATGCGCATTCCGCATCCTTCGCTCTGCCTCACATTTTCGTCGCATTTTTTGCGGGCATTCTTCGTCGAAACCGACACCGATCCCGCGACGCAGCGACGTTTGATGGAGCAGGTCGGCATCCCTTCCGATACGCTGACCGCGTCGAACGGCCGCGTCACCGAAGATCAGTTTTCGGCGCTGTACCGTTCGATGGCGGCCGAAACGAACGACGAGATGCTGAACATGCTGTCGCGGCCGATGCCGGGCGGCACGATGAAATTCTCCTGCTACATCATGATTTCGGCGCCCACCGCGGGCATTGCGCTCTATCGCTATTCACGCCTTCTCGCGTTGATCAATAGCGACTTCGACGTGTCGATCCTGCGCGACGGCGACTCGGCCTCGATCGTGATCAGGAAGCTGGGCGTGCGTGCGCCGTCCTGCGTGATGGCCGAACAATTGACGCTGAAGGTCTTTCACGGCACTGCATCGTGGCTGACGGGACAGTCGATCCCGCTCACCGCAGTCGATTTCGTGTCCGCAGAGCCGTCCTACATCGAGGATCTGTACGCGCTGTTTCCGGGGCCGCTCAATTTCGATCGCCCGACAACAGCGATGCATTTCGACGCGTCGTTGCTGGACCTGAAAGTCCAGCGGACCGAGCACGAGTTGCGCACGTTTCTCGCCCGCCAGCCGCGCGACTGGATTCTTCCGCCGTCCTTCCGGCAGCCGGTGGCGCACGAGGTCCGCACGTGTCTGCTCGAAGGCGATATCGGCGCGATGAAGGCGCCGCAGATTGCCAGGGCGCTCAACATGTCGCTGCGGACGCTGTGCCGCCGGCTGGAGCTGGAACGCACCTCCGTCGGCGAGGTCAAGGATGCGTTGCGCCGCGACCTTGCGATTCATCGGCTGACGCAAACGCAGGACTCCATCACCGAGATTGCCGAGAACCTGGGTTTCGGCGATGTTCCGTCGTTCTATCGCGCGTTTCGCAGCTGGACCGGCGTCGCGCCCGGCGCCTATCGCCGCGACCCGAGCGAGCCCGTCGGGGTGGACAGGAAGTTGTAA
- a CDS encoding FAD-dependent oxidoreductase, whose translation MSSWERVADLTQLQPEQPRRIEIDGQAIVLVRDANAIHALAGKCPHAGAPMEQGAVCEGRILCPWHKSAFRLDDGALLEPPALVGLRRYAVRVDGAGGVFVDPHGEAPAHALPPPDAKVETGMIVIVGAGAAGACAAASLREAGFDGEIVLLGDEPGAPYDRTTLSKFVPSGDMAPDDVPALLPDDFFAQQRIRFEHGEVVRLSVLARQITLADGRTFAFDAALLATGGKPKTLRVPGETLDGVCMLRNRRHAATIVQTLQPGNHAVVLGNSFIGLETASALRKRDVRVTVVAPHALPFAKQFGERIGAMFKTLHEENGVAFREGNAVRFDGEHAFEAVVLDNGERIAAHAAIVGVGVRPATAFIEGLTLNDDGGVPVDARMQAAPHLYAAGDIAAFPFDAFDDAHRTVRIEHWRVAQQQARIAAFNLAGHDLRYTQVPLFWTYHYGKRFDYLGHPDRWDDTLMAGSFHDGDGFAALFVQDGRVVGALACNREREAALLLERMGSALDVDTARKILRL comes from the coding sequence ATGTCTTCATGGGAACGGGTCGCGGACCTGACGCAGCTTCAACCGGAACAGCCGAGACGGATCGAGATCGACGGGCAGGCTATCGTGCTCGTGCGTGATGCGAACGCGATACACGCGCTCGCCGGAAAATGTCCGCATGCAGGCGCGCCGATGGAACAGGGCGCGGTGTGCGAGGGGCGCATTCTGTGTCCGTGGCACAAGAGCGCTTTTCGGCTCGATGACGGCGCGTTGCTCGAACCGCCTGCGCTCGTTGGCCTGCGACGTTATGCGGTGCGGGTCGACGGTGCGGGCGGCGTGTTCGTCGATCCGCACGGCGAAGCGCCCGCTCATGCGTTGCCGCCGCCCGATGCGAAGGTGGAGACGGGCATGATCGTGATCGTCGGGGCGGGTGCGGCCGGTGCGTGCGCGGCGGCGTCGCTGCGTGAAGCCGGCTTCGACGGCGAGATCGTGCTGCTCGGCGACGAACCGGGTGCGCCGTACGATCGCACGACGTTGAGCAAATTCGTGCCGTCCGGCGATATGGCACCCGACGACGTGCCCGCGCTGCTACCCGACGATTTTTTCGCGCAGCAGCGCATACGTTTCGAGCATGGCGAGGTCGTGCGGCTTTCGGTGCTGGCACGACAGATCACGCTCGCCGACGGCCGCACGTTTGCATTCGATGCCGCGCTGCTCGCTACCGGCGGCAAGCCGAAGACGCTGCGCGTTCCGGGCGAAACGCTGGATGGCGTCTGCATGCTGCGCAATCGCCGGCATGCCGCGACGATCGTCCAGACCCTGCAGCCCGGCAATCACGCGGTCGTGCTCGGCAACAGCTTCATCGGACTCGAAACGGCATCGGCGCTGCGCAAACGCGACGTGCGCGTAACAGTCGTCGCGCCGCATGCGTTGCCGTTTGCGAAGCAGTTCGGCGAGCGGATCGGCGCGATGTTCAAGACGCTGCATGAAGAGAACGGCGTCGCGTTTCGCGAAGGTAACGCTGTGCGTTTCGACGGCGAGCACGCGTTCGAAGCGGTCGTGCTCGACAACGGCGAGCGGATTGCCGCGCATGCCGCGATCGTCGGCGTCGGTGTGCGGCCCGCAACTGCGTTTATCGAAGGCCTGACGCTGAACGACGACGGCGGTGTACCGGTCGACGCGCGGATGCAGGCAGCGCCGCATCTATATGCGGCTGGGGACATCGCCGCTTTCCCGTTCGACGCTTTCGACGATGCGCACCGCACGGTGCGCATCGAACACTGGCGCGTCGCGCAGCAGCAGGCGCGTATCGCGGCGTTCAATCTCGCCGGACACGATCTGCGCTACACGCAGGTGCCGCTCTTCTGGACCTATCATTACGGCAAGCGTTTCGATTATCTCGGCCATCCGGACCGCTGGGACGACACGCTAATGGCCGGCAGCTTCCACGACGGCGACGGTTTTGCGGCGCTGTTCGTGCAAGACGGGCGCGTGGTTGGCGCGCTGGCGTGCAATCGCGAGCGCGAAGCGGCGTTGCTGCTCGAACGGATGGGCTCGGCGCTCGACGTCGATACGGCGAGAAAAATTCTGCGGCTTTAG
- a CDS encoding alpha/beta fold hydrolase, whose translation MKEYAFVRTQKLDVGYLEWNPGGARTVVLVHGWPDSPEGWWPVAERLAQADYRVLCPALRGFGPTRFRDATTTRSGQLAALGRDLLEFIDALNVQQPALVGHDWGARAVANACGLRDRAAAHLVMLSVGYGTNDPHQALSYAQARNYWYHWFMATPRGQQAVEQDRRGFTRQMWDTWSPAGWYTQADYDEAAASFDNPDWASVVLHSYRHRWGFEPGDPAYDADEQRLNPAPVLAVPTLVLHGAADACNHPDSSANKERFFSGPYRRTLLDGVGHFPQREAPGEVANAILDFLKDAS comes from the coding sequence ATGAAGGAGTACGCATTTGTCCGCACGCAGAAGCTGGACGTGGGCTACCTGGAGTGGAATCCGGGCGGGGCGCGGACGGTGGTGCTCGTGCACGGCTGGCCCGACAGTCCGGAAGGCTGGTGGCCGGTCGCGGAGCGTCTCGCGCAGGCGGACTATCGGGTGCTGTGTCCGGCGTTGCGCGGCTTCGGTCCGACGCGCTTTCGCGATGCAACCACGACGCGTAGCGGTCAGCTGGCCGCGCTCGGGCGCGATCTGCTGGAGTTCATCGATGCGCTGAATGTGCAGCAGCCGGCGCTGGTGGGACACGACTGGGGCGCGCGTGCGGTCGCCAATGCATGTGGGCTGCGCGATCGCGCGGCGGCGCATCTGGTGATGCTGTCGGTCGGCTATGGGACGAACGATCCGCACCAGGCGTTGAGCTACGCGCAGGCGCGCAACTACTGGTATCACTGGTTCATGGCGACGCCGCGCGGACAGCAAGCGGTCGAGCAGGACCGGCGCGGCTTTACGCGTCAGATGTGGGACACGTGGTCGCCGGCCGGCTGGTACACGCAAGCCGATTACGACGAAGCCGCCGCATCGTTCGACAACCCGGACTGGGCGAGCGTCGTGCTGCATTCGTATCGTCATCGGTGGGGTTTCGAGCCTGGCGACCCCGCGTACGACGCCGACGAACAGCGCCTGAATCCCGCGCCGGTCCTCGCGGTGCCGACACTCGTGCTGCATGGCGCAGCCGACGCGTGCAATCATCCGGACAGCTCGGCGAACAAGGAGCGCTTTTTCAGCGGGCCTTATCGACGCACGCTGCTCGACGGCGTCGGTCATTTCCCGCAACGGGAAGCCCCTGGCGAAGTCGCGAACGCGATCCTGGACTTCCTCAAGGACGCATCCTGA